From Nitrospinota bacterium, a single genomic window includes:
- a CDS encoding PEGA domain-containing protein — MADNIKKLLIISTMILFGCSLNPFSRHFHKTTIKSNPSGAKVFINEKLIGKTPVVFYEKDEEESYLFKIEKEGYKSHIETIMTALEKTNKKNWGVLWRFPLTNFPSSLPDELVFKLIPESESVK, encoded by the coding sequence TTGGCGGATAATATCAAAAAATTATTGATAATCAGCACAATGATTCTTTTCGGCTGCTCCCTTAATCCCTTTTCACGCCATTTCCATAAAACAACGATTAAATCGAATCCCTCAGGAGCAAAAGTATTTATTAATGAAAAACTTATAGGCAAAACACCCGTAGTTTTTTATGAAAAAGACGAAGAAGAATCCTATCTCTTTAAAATAGAAAAGGAAGGCTATAAATCCCATATAGAAACAATCATGACCGCTCTTGAAAAAACCAATAAGAAAAACTGGGGGGTGTTATGGAGATTTCCCTTGACGAACTTTCCCTCCTCTCTTCCAGACGAACTTGTTTTTAAACTCATCCCTGAGTCAGAATCCGTTAAGTAG
- the hflK gene encoding FtsH protease activity modulator HflK: MQWEGKPPSTEEIVKKVKETFKGKGYLVQVLVGIAVLLWLASGIYTVSPDEQGVVRRFGKQVRITSSGLRYHMPWPMEVVNTPRVTAIQRIEIGFRTIDPGPPARYQFVEPESLMLTGDENIVDAQVIVQFKIKNPSDYLFKVKDVKGTLMDASEAALRQVIGGSSIDAALTVGRFQIQGEVRSLLQKIMDSYESGLLITDVKLQTVRPPKQVEGAFKDVVSAKEDRERLIYEARGYQEDIIPKAKGRAMEIVREAEGYKEERIKRAQGDALKFLTVLKEYEKAKDVTLKRLYLETMEEVLPGVKKFIIDNKVGGNILQLLPLGEQSKSKILPQKKK, encoded by the coding sequence ATGCAATGGGAAGGAAAACCCCCATCGACAGAAGAGATTGTTAAAAAGGTAAAAGAAACGTTTAAAGGAAAGGGGTATTTGGTTCAAGTTCTTGTTGGTATTGCGGTTTTACTGTGGCTCGCCTCTGGAATTTATACGGTTTCTCCTGATGAGCAGGGTGTGGTGAGGCGCTTTGGCAAACAGGTAAGAATCACTTCGTCAGGTCTTCGCTATCACATGCCCTGGCCAATGGAAGTGGTAAATACCCCCAGAGTAACTGCGATACAGAGGATTGAGATAGGTTTTAGGACGATTGATCCCGGCCCACCTGCCCGGTATCAATTTGTAGAGCCAGAGTCATTGATGCTGACAGGTGATGAAAATATCGTGGATGCTCAGGTTATTGTTCAATTCAAGATAAAGAACCCCTCAGATTATCTCTTTAAAGTTAAAGATGTTAAAGGCACGCTCATGGATGCCAGTGAGGCAGCTTTGCGACAGGTTATTGGCGGGAGTTCTATTGATGCTGCTTTGACCGTTGGAAGGTTTCAGATTCAGGGTGAAGTAAGATCTCTTTTGCAGAAGATAATGGACAGTTATGAATCAGGGTTATTGATAACGGACGTGAAATTACAGACAGTCCGTCCACCTAAACAGGTAGAGGGTGCCTTTAAAGATGTGGTTAGTGCTAAAGAGGATAGGGAACGCCTTATCTATGAGGCCAGGGGATATCAAGAAGATATAATCCCAAAGGCGAAAGGACGGGCAATGGAGATAGTAAGAGAGGCCGAGGGATATAAGGAAGAGAGGATAAAAAGGGCACAGGGTGATGCCTTAAAATTTCTAACCGTTTTGAAGGAGTATGAAAAGGCCAAAGACGTGACTCTAAAGAGGCTATACTTAGAGACCATGGAAGAGGTTTTGCCAGGAGTGAAAAAGTTTATAATCGATAATAAGGTCGGGGGCAATATTCTTCAGCTCCTACCCTTGGGAGAACAGAGTAAATCAAAAATTTTGCCACAGAAAAAGAAATAG